One window of the Labilibaculum sp. genome contains the following:
- a CDS encoding zinc-dependent peptidase, which translates to MNGLIVVAVAILFIFYLLKKTKKSSWMSPSLPFPKEWKAILADKVVFYNALSSEEKKRFEFKIQEFLLNCRITGIHVDVDVTDEVLVASSAIIPIFGFPEWKYTNLHEVLLYPAGFNDKFETSGTDTNILGMVGTGYMEGKMILSKPALHLGFVNESDKKNTAIHEFVHLIDKMDGSVDGLPSILLEKQYAIPWLDLINQKIEEIYKDKSDINPYGGTNKAEFFAVASEYFFERPKLFARTHPELYKLMSEVFNQNIQVRNMKKMNQRLGRNSPCPCGSGVKFKKCCGRIHYN; encoded by the coding sequence ATGAATGGACTTATTGTAGTAGCTGTTGCGATCTTATTTATTTTCTATTTACTAAAGAAAACAAAGAAGAGTAGTTGGATGAGCCCGTCTTTACCCTTTCCGAAAGAATGGAAAGCTATTCTAGCTGATAAAGTTGTGTTTTATAATGCTCTTTCATCGGAGGAAAAAAAGCGTTTTGAGTTTAAAATACAGGAGTTTTTGCTGAATTGCAGAATTACAGGAATTCATGTAGATGTTGATGTTACTGACGAGGTATTGGTTGCATCGAGTGCTATCATTCCCATATTCGGATTCCCGGAATGGAAATACACCAATCTTCATGAAGTTCTTCTTTATCCGGCAGGTTTTAATGACAAATTTGAAACTTCAGGTACAGATACCAATATTTTGGGAATGGTTGGAACCGGATATATGGAAGGAAAAATGATTTTGTCGAAACCAGCTCTTCATCTCGGTTTTGTGAACGAATCCGATAAGAAAAACACCGCCATTCATGAGTTTGTTCATTTAATCGATAAAATGGATGGATCAGTTGATGGACTTCCCTCAATTCTATTGGAAAAACAGTATGCAATTCCGTGGTTGGATTTAATTAATCAGAAAATTGAAGAAATCTACAAGGATAAGTCTGATATAAACCCTTACGGAGGAACCAATAAAGCTGAATTTTTTGCTGTGGCGAGTGAGTACTTTTTCGAAAGACCAAAATTATTTGCCAGAACTCATCCAGAACTTTATAAATTAATGAGTGAGGTATTTAATCAGAATATTCAGGTTCGTAATATGAAAAAAATGAACCAAAGACTTGGGCGAAACAGCCCTTGTCCGTGTGGCAGTGGCGTTAAGTTTAAGAAATGTTGTGGACGGATACATTACAATTAA
- a CDS encoding sodium:alanine symporter family protein, whose protein sequence is MHKLNDFLAGIEIYLGGSDWFTLLLLLTGVFFTIYLKFPQIRFFKHALKVVRGKYDKPGEKGDASHFQALATALSGTVGTGNIAGVAFAIYLGGPAALFWMLVTAFLGMTTKFVEVTLSHKYRETDEKGFISGGPMYYMKNKLKMPWLAGFFAAMTIVSSFGTGSLPQINSISSSLYSTFGFDQMITGGILAVLLGIVILGGIKRIVKVTDKLVPAMAIIYFVGAISVIFYNYENIIPALVSVFANVFTGTAATGGFLGAGFAYAFNRGVNRGLFSNEAGQGSAPIAHAAARTEEPVSEGMVAILEPFIDTIIICSLTGLVILSSGVWKEKLPNRFQNTDMVIMADQYNDSDKKDQDKLFNFLNGKKDLPVFSGELQVKNGIVQNPVSIINSRSLAEEVKVYKNDEELYSGTLRIENGKYVNENGEYFQGNSLMHSAPLTAEAFTRSYFGEWGKWIVSLGLLLFAFSTAIAWAYYGGRSVTYLFGAKGVLPYRIIYCIGFFIASFADTTIIWTLSGITIALMALPNLIGILLLRKDMKGTMNNYLDKFSKEHPGEI, encoded by the coding sequence ATGCACAAACTAAATGACTTTTTAGCCGGAATCGAAATCTATCTGGGAGGAAGCGATTGGTTTACCCTATTGCTGCTTCTCACTGGTGTTTTTTTCACCATATATCTAAAATTTCCACAAATCAGATTTTTCAAACATGCTCTTAAAGTAGTGCGGGGAAAATACGACAAGCCAGGAGAAAAGGGAGACGCTTCTCATTTTCAGGCCTTAGCCACTGCGCTTTCGGGTACCGTTGGAACAGGAAATATTGCCGGTGTTGCCTTTGCAATATACCTTGGCGGACCTGCCGCTTTATTCTGGATGTTGGTAACTGCTTTTTTAGGAATGACGACCAAATTTGTCGAGGTTACTCTTTCGCACAAATATCGCGAAACAGACGAAAAAGGTTTTATATCCGGCGGACCGATGTATTACATGAAAAACAAACTGAAAATGCCCTGGCTTGCCGGATTTTTTGCTGCCATGACAATTGTTTCCTCTTTTGGTACAGGTAGCTTGCCTCAAATTAATTCCATATCCAGTTCACTTTATTCTACTTTTGGCTTCGATCAAATGATTACCGGAGGAATTCTGGCTGTGCTGCTCGGAATTGTAATTTTGGGAGGCATAAAAAGAATTGTAAAGGTTACTGATAAACTGGTGCCTGCTATGGCAATCATCTACTTTGTGGGTGCAATATCTGTTATTTTTTACAACTACGAGAACATCATTCCAGCTTTGGTTTCTGTATTTGCAAATGTATTTACCGGCACTGCCGCAACAGGTGGTTTTCTGGGGGCAGGTTTTGCTTATGCTTTTAACCGAGGAGTAAACAGAGGTTTGTTTAGTAATGAGGCCGGACAAGGTTCTGCTCCTATTGCTCACGCCGCTGCCCGAACCGAAGAACCCGTATCTGAAGGAATGGTTGCCATATTGGAACCTTTTATTGATACCATCATTATTTGTTCTCTAACTGGTTTGGTGATATTATCATCAGGTGTTTGGAAAGAAAAACTTCCCAACCGATTTCAAAATACGGACATGGTGATTATGGCCGATCAATATAACGATTCGGATAAAAAAGATCAGGATAAACTTTTTAATTTTTTAAATGGGAAAAAAGATTTGCCCGTTTTCTCTGGTGAATTACAGGTGAAAAATGGAATTGTTCAAAATCCTGTTTCAATCATCAACTCCCGCTCACTTGCCGAAGAAGTAAAAGTTTACAAAAACGATGAAGAATTGTACAGCGGAACACTTCGCATTGAAAATGGAAAGTACGTAAATGAAAATGGGGAATATTTTCAAGGCAATTCGTTAATGCATTCGGCTCCCCTAACCGCAGAAGCCTTCACCCGTAGTTATTTTGGAGAATGGGGAAAATGGATTGTTTCCCTTGGATTGCTTCTGTTTGCCTTTTCAACAGCTATTGCCTGGGCATATTACGGTGGTCGATCGGTAACCTACCTGTTTGGTGCAAAAGGTGTTCTTCCCTACCGAATCATCTATTGCATTGGCTTCTTTATCGCTTCGTTTGCTGATACAACCATTATCTGGACCCTTTCGGGAATTACCATTGCACTTATGGCACTTCCCAACCTCATTGGTATTTTATTACTGCGAAAAGATATGAAAGGAACAATGAACAATTATCTTGATAAATTTTCAAAAGAACATCCTGGAGAAATTTAA
- a CDS encoding pentapeptide repeat-containing protein, with protein sequence MPKVYIEDQVFEKKNYSLEALPKGEYENCRFVNCSFANSDLSENIFLECEFDQCDLSLAKLNYTAFRDVIFKSCKMLGLGFQDCNQLLLSVQFEDCQLKLASFYKLKLKATKFINCNLQEVDFTETDLTGATMDNCDLGRAVFEYTNIEKSDLRSSFNYLINPEINKIKKAKFSLSGVIGLLSQFDIEIE encoded by the coding sequence ATGCCAAAGGTGTATATAGAGGATCAGGTTTTTGAAAAGAAGAATTATTCCTTGGAAGCTTTGCCAAAAGGAGAGTATGAGAATTGCCGTTTTGTGAATTGCTCATTTGCCAACAGTGATTTGTCTGAAAATATTTTTTTAGAATGTGAGTTTGATCAATGCGATTTAAGTCTGGCTAAATTAAATTATACCGCTTTTCGTGATGTGATTTTCAAATCGTGCAAAATGCTTGGACTTGGCTTTCAGGACTGCAATCAATTACTACTCTCGGTTCAATTTGAAGATTGTCAGTTAAAATTGGCTTCTTTTTACAAGTTAAAATTAAAGGCAACCAAATTCATTAATTGCAATTTGCAGGAGGTAGATTTTACCGAAACTGATCTTACCGGGGCGACAATGGACAATTGTGATTTGGGTAGAGCCGTTTTTGAGTATACAAATATTGAGAAATCAGATCTAAGAAGCTCTTTTAACTATTTGATTAATCCTGAAATTAATAAAATAAAAAAAGCAAAATTTTCTTTGTCGGGTGTAATTGGATTGTTAAGCCAGTTCGATATTGAGATTGAATGA
- a CDS encoding PhzF family phenazine biosynthesis protein, which translates to MKLQKYHVDAFTNKLFGGNPACVIPLEGWLADEIMFSITKENNLAETAFFVTHKNDFHIRWFTPEVEMDLCGHATLATAHVIKKHLNYKGDVIRFRSASGELQVSFEADKYVLDFPSRMPKLAELPEIISASLTIQPKEVYLARDYVLVYESEEEVKALNPDKNKLEQIDLGHGGIICTALGNEADFVSRFFTPGASIFEDPVTGSAHCSLVPFWSDRLKKNDLLAYQISDRHGVLNCTNMNHRVLLRGNAITYSVGEIYL; encoded by the coding sequence ATGAAACTTCAGAAATATCATGTTGATGCCTTTACAAATAAATTGTTTGGAGGAAATCCCGCTTGTGTTATCCCATTAGAAGGTTGGTTGGCTGATGAGATCATGTTCTCCATCACCAAAGAGAATAATTTAGCAGAGACCGCTTTTTTTGTAACTCATAAAAATGATTTTCACATAAGATGGTTTACACCTGAAGTAGAGATGGATTTATGTGGGCACGCAACTTTAGCAACGGCGCATGTGATTAAAAAGCATCTTAATTATAAAGGTGATGTAATTCGGTTTCGATCGGCAAGCGGAGAACTGCAGGTGAGTTTTGAGGCTGATAAATATGTGCTGGACTTTCCTTCCCGTATGCCTAAATTAGCTGAATTGCCCGAAATTATAAGTGCAAGTTTAACTATTCAGCCAAAAGAGGTTTATTTGGCCAGGGATTATGTATTGGTTTATGAATCGGAAGAGGAAGTGAAGGCATTAAATCCTGATAAAAATAAATTGGAACAAATCGATTTAGGACATGGCGGAATAATTTGCACTGCATTAGGTAATGAAGCCGATTTTGTGTCCCGATTCTTTACCCCCGGAGCCAGTATCTTTGAAGATCCGGTAACGGGTTCGGCTCATTGTAGTTTAGTACCTTTCTGGAGTGACCGGCTCAAAAAAAATGATTTGTTAGCTTATCAGATATCTGATCGACATGGTGTTTTGAATTGTACAAATATGAATCATCGTGTGTTGCTTCGAGGAAATGCAATAACGTATAGTGTTGGTGAGATTTATTTATAG
- a CDS encoding nucleoside triphosphate pyrophosphohydrolase family protein, which translates to MTALEKVNEFHEAFGVNVENTPVIPAKERCELRQNIIQEEVDELKVAWESGNLVEVADALADIHYLIMGTVLEFGLQDKYAEIFSEVHRSNMSKLDENGNPIYREDGKVIKSELYSKPEIAKILNR; encoded by the coding sequence ATGACAGCATTAGAAAAGGTGAATGAATTTCATGAAGCATTTGGTGTGAATGTTGAAAATACACCGGTAATTCCCGCTAAGGAAAGATGTGAATTAAGACAAAATATCATTCAGGAAGAAGTTGATGAACTGAAAGTTGCCTGGGAATCGGGGAATTTGGTTGAGGTGGCAGATGCTTTGGCAGATATTCACTACTTGATAATGGGCACTGTGCTCGAATTTGGTCTTCAGGACAAATATGCTGAGATTTTTAGCGAAGTTCATCGAAGTAACATGAGTAAGTTGGATGAAAATGGGAATCCGATCTATCGGGAAGATGGGAAAGTGATTAAGTCGGAATTGTATTCAAAACCAGAGATTGCGAAAATCTTAAACCGTTAG
- a CDS encoding PspC domain-containing protein, with amino-acid sequence MSKKLKRSSDKMIAGVCAGIAEYLGWEISLVRVAYVLLSIFSAGFPGLLVYIILWFVLPDDN; translated from the coding sequence ATGAGTAAGAAATTGAAACGATCATCGGATAAGATGATTGCAGGTGTTTGTGCAGGTATTGCCGAATATTTAGGATGGGAAATTAGTCTTGTTCGGGTAGCCTATGTGCTGCTCTCAATATTTAGTGCTGGTTTTCCGGGTCTTTTGGTTTATATTATTCTTTGGTTTGTATTACCTGATGACAATTAG
- a CDS encoding DUF2061 domain-containing protein — protein MKEKTYRSVLKTISWRTIGTIDTILISYLVIGDLKWAMSIGGVELFTKMGLYFIHERTWNNIQLGKEKEHPIDYHI, from the coding sequence ATGAAGGAAAAAACATACCGAAGTGTACTAAAAACCATTTCGTGGAGAACGATTGGAACCATTGATACCATCTTAATCTCCTATTTAGTGATTGGAGATTTAAAATGGGCCATGTCGATTGGCGGAGTTGAGTTGTTTACAAAAATGGGACTCTATTTTATCCATGAAAGAACATGGAATAACATCCAATTAGGAAAAGAAAAAGAACATCCCATTGATTATCACATTTAA
- a CDS encoding NAD(P)-dependent oxidoreductase: MSKQIKHFLPIALDITDKKILIIGGDEDAYKKLKILQRSTNLIEVIAPQIISWIKNSGVVYHEKQYSKEVLKDYFLIYSCVEDPAFVRQLMRDTKEAGVLLNVHDQPDFCEFISPAIYKHSNISVAVSSNGEDVYESIRMRNQLKDYFENYQLQKQLIAN; this comes from the coding sequence ATGTCGAAACAGATAAAACATTTTTTACCAATAGCCTTAGATATAACAGATAAAAAAATCTTAATTATTGGAGGCGATGAAGATGCCTATAAAAAACTTAAAATATTACAACGGAGCACAAATCTAATTGAGGTGATTGCTCCTCAAATCATTAGCTGGATTAAAAATTCAGGTGTTGTTTATCACGAGAAACAATACAGCAAGGAAGTGCTAAAAGATTATTTTTTAATCTACAGCTGTGTTGAAGATCCTGCCTTTGTAAGACAATTAATGCGAGACACAAAAGAAGCCGGGGTATTATTAAATGTGCACGATCAACCAGATTTTTGTGAGTTCATTTCCCCCGCCATTTACAAACATTCAAACATTAGTGTTGCTGTAAGTTCTAATGGTGAAGATGTTTACGAATCGATTCGCATGCGAAATCAACTGAAAGATTACTTTGAAAATTACCAGCTTCAAAAACAACTAATTGCTAACTAA
- a CDS encoding assimilatory sulfite reductase (NADPH) flavoprotein subunit encodes MGKEFQINQEQLSQLNKLIQDLSAEQLVWVNGYLSGIINGKKNAIDVPIISDQKSSESITILFGTHTGHSKEIAMDLHDRVLALGFDAKIQGLDFYTKNDLKKEKYLFLIVSTHGEGEAPIQAEDLYEYVHGKRAPKLPDTKYAVLALGDKTYKKYCQTGIDFDLAFTKLGAQAILPVQTSDVAYEEIAEQWIEKVIGELKNLEPEAAVSIKSASASVPKKKFNRANPYYAEVLEKVRITTTDSEKEIYHVEISLENSGIEYTAGDSIGILPNNPIDLVDLIIDKLEDDPERIVTIDEKEISLFRALQNKLEITVLNREVLEKYKAITQNKDLELLLNNEDELENYLHGADAYDLLEDYPGEITSDQFLSTLRGLYARLYSISSGPRANPEEVHITIASVRYNRKKRDRNGACSSYITDEINVGDHLPIYIDKNESFRLPDDENKPLIMVGAGTGVAPYRSFLQEREQNKAKGKSWLFFGNQRFKKDFLYQLEWQKFLKKGILQKLDVAFSRDQEEKAYVQHRLKENGKEIFQWLENGAHFYICGDKKYMAKDVQTSLLEIIQNEGGITSEKAEEYLKNMKKEKRLLLDVY; translated from the coding sequence ATGGGAAAAGAATTCCAAATCAATCAAGAACAATTATCTCAGCTAAATAAGCTGATTCAAGATTTATCTGCCGAGCAATTGGTTTGGGTAAATGGATACCTATCGGGGATTATTAATGGAAAAAAGAATGCAATTGATGTTCCGATAATTTCCGATCAAAAATCTTCCGAAAGTATCACTATTTTATTTGGCACGCATACCGGACACAGCAAGGAAATAGCTATGGATCTTCACGATAGAGTTTTAGCACTGGGCTTCGATGCGAAGATACAAGGCCTTGACTTTTACACGAAAAATGATTTGAAAAAGGAAAAATACCTTTTCCTGATCGTAAGTACACATGGTGAAGGTGAAGCTCCTATTCAGGCTGAAGATTTGTACGAATATGTGCACGGCAAAAGAGCACCAAAACTACCCGATACCAAATATGCGGTACTTGCTTTGGGTGACAAAACCTACAAGAAGTATTGCCAGACAGGAATTGATTTCGATCTAGCTTTTACAAAATTAGGTGCGCAGGCAATTTTGCCGGTTCAAACCAGTGATGTTGCTTACGAAGAAATCGCCGAACAATGGATCGAAAAAGTGATTGGTGAATTGAAGAACTTAGAGCCGGAAGCTGCTGTTTCGATAAAATCTGCAAGCGCTTCTGTGCCAAAGAAGAAATTTAACCGCGCCAATCCATACTATGCCGAAGTTTTGGAAAAAGTGAGAATCACAACGACTGATTCTGAAAAAGAAATTTACCATGTTGAAATCTCATTAGAAAATTCAGGTATTGAATATACAGCGGGAGACAGCATTGGTATTTTGCCCAATAATCCTATTGATTTGGTGGACTTGATAATTGACAAATTGGAAGATGATCCGGAACGAATAGTTACAATTGATGAGAAAGAAATCAGTTTATTTAGGGCCTTACAAAACAAGCTGGAAATAACCGTTTTGAACCGCGAGGTTCTTGAAAAGTACAAAGCCATAACTCAGAATAAGGATCTTGAACTGCTATTGAATAATGAGGATGAATTGGAAAACTATCTTCACGGAGCTGATGCATATGACTTATTGGAAGATTACCCTGGAGAAATTACCAGCGATCAATTTTTATCTACTCTTCGGGGTTTATATGCACGCCTCTACTCTATCTCTTCAGGTCCGAGAGCGAATCCTGAGGAAGTTCACATTACCATTGCTTCGGTAAGATACAATCGTAAAAAACGCGACAGAAACGGTGCTTGTTCCTCTTACATCACCGATGAAATTAATGTAGGCGATCATTTGCCCATTTACATTGATAAAAATGAGTCGTTCCGTTTACCGGATGATGAAAACAAACCGCTGATTATGGTTGGCGCAGGAACCGGCGTGGCTCCTTACCGAAGCTTTTTGCAAGAACGGGAACAAAATAAGGCAAAAGGAAAAAGCTGGTTATTCTTTGGAAATCAACGGTTCAAAAAAGACTTTTTATATCAACTTGAGTGGCAGAAATTCCTTAAAAAAGGAATACTTCAAAAATTAGATGTTGCATTTTCAAGAGATCAGGAAGAAAAAGCTTACGTGCAGCACCGACTGAAGGAAAATGGGAAAGAAATATTTCAATGGCTCGAAAACGGTGCTCATTTTTACATCTGCGGAGACAAAAAATACATGGCCAAAGATGTTCAGACAAGCTTACTGGAAATTATTCAGAACGAAGGTGGAATAACTTCTGAAAAAGCAGAAGAATATCTAAAAAATATGAAAAAAGAAAAGCGATTGTTGCTTGATGTATATTAA